A region of Mesorhizobium sp. M3A.F.Ca.ET.080.04.2.1 DNA encodes the following proteins:
- the bluB gene encoding 5,6-dimethylbenzimidazole synthase: MQAGAAAGGGDDFDQLAREAVYRAMFTRRDVRSHFVADDLDDSVLARLLTAAHHAPSVGYMQPWNFIVIRDAERRRQVRDLFLAAREQELPAIEAERQALYRKLKLEGICESALNLCITCDRQRSQNSPLGRWHNPEMDLYSTVCAVQNFWLAARAEGVGVGWVSIIETEALKRLLSIPDHVTPIAYLCVGRVSAFAPKPDLEAHGWGKRLPLPELVMSETFCGAGEAPLKSAIASLGVGDRPKP, encoded by the coding sequence ATGCAGGCAGGAGCGGCCGCCGGCGGCGGCGATGACTTTGACCAATTGGCGCGCGAGGCGGTCTACCGGGCGATGTTCACCCGGCGCGACGTGCGAAGCCATTTCGTCGCCGACGATCTCGACGACAGCGTGCTGGCGCGGCTGCTGACGGCCGCCCATCACGCGCCGTCGGTCGGCTACATGCAGCCGTGGAACTTCATCGTCATCCGCGATGCCGAACGGCGCCGCCAGGTGCGCGACCTGTTTTTGGCGGCGCGCGAGCAGGAATTGCCGGCCATCGAGGCGGAGCGGCAGGCGCTCTACCGCAAGCTGAAGCTCGAAGGCATCTGCGAAAGCGCGCTCAATCTCTGCATCACCTGCGACCGGCAGCGCTCGCAGAACTCGCCGCTCGGGCGCTGGCACAATCCGGAGATGGATCTCTACAGCACCGTCTGCGCGGTGCAGAACTTCTGGCTGGCGGCGCGCGCCGAAGGCGTCGGCGTCGGCTGGGTCAGCATTATCGAGACCGAAGCGCTGAAGCGGCTGCTGTCGATCCCCGACCATGTCACGCCGATCGCCTATCTGTGCGTCGGCCGCGTCTCGGCATTCGCGCCGAAGCCGGATCTGGAAGCACATGGCTGGGGCAAGCGCCTGCCCTTGCCCGAACTGGTGATGAGCGAGACGTTTTGCGGCGCCGGCGAGGCACCGCTCAAATCGGCGATCGCCAGCCTCGGTGTCGGCGACCGGCCGAAGCCCTGA
- the ribB gene encoding 3,4-dihydroxy-2-butanone-4-phosphate synthase: MPYDQKKIVEAIRAFERGEIVVVMDDDGRENEGDLIVAAVHCTPEKMAFIVRNTSGIVCTPMPREEARRLNLAPMVADNDSAHTTAFTVSVDFKHGTTTGISADDRTLTVRNLANGNVGASDFVRPGHIFPLIAREGGVLMRSGHTEAAVDLCKLAGLPPIGVISELVNDDGTVKRGPEVQAFAEEHGLKQISVADLIAYRQRKETLVERVACSDIDTPGGKAQVFTYTLPWDSMHHVAVVFGDIRDGEDVPVRLHSEDVVTDVFGTSHRLDGIMKAMGERKRGVIVYLREGSVGVAHQERKRPASGEREDHEEARRRENEWREIGLGAQILKDLGISSINLIASRERHYVGLEGFGIHIAKTEIL, from the coding sequence ATGCCCTACGACCAGAAGAAGATCGTCGAAGCGATCCGCGCCTTCGAGCGCGGCGAGATCGTCGTCGTCATGGACGATGACGGGCGCGAGAACGAGGGCGACCTGATCGTTGCCGCCGTCCACTGCACGCCGGAAAAGATGGCCTTCATTGTCCGCAACACCTCCGGCATCGTCTGCACGCCGATGCCGCGCGAAGAGGCGCGGCGGCTGAACCTGGCGCCGATGGTGGCCGACAATGATTCCGCCCACACAACCGCCTTCACCGTCAGCGTCGATTTCAAGCACGGCACGACCACCGGCATCTCCGCCGACGACCGCACCCTCACGGTGCGCAACCTTGCCAACGGCAATGTCGGCGCCTCCGATTTCGTCCGTCCCGGTCACATCTTCCCGCTGATCGCGCGCGAGGGCGGTGTCTTGATGCGTTCGGGCCATACCGAAGCGGCGGTCGATCTGTGCAAGCTCGCCGGCCTGCCGCCGATCGGGGTCATCTCCGAACTGGTCAATGACGACGGCACCGTCAAGCGCGGCCCCGAGGTGCAGGCTTTCGCCGAGGAGCACGGCCTGAAGCAGATCTCGGTCGCCGATCTCATCGCCTATCGCCAGCGCAAGGAAACGCTGGTCGAGCGCGTCGCCTGTTCCGACATCGACACGCCCGGCGGCAAGGCGCAGGTCTTCACCTACACGCTTCCCTGGGATTCCATGCACCACGTCGCGGTTGTCTTCGGCGACATCCGCGATGGCGAGGACGTTCCGGTGCGCCTGCATTCGGAAGATGTCGTCACCGATGTCTTCGGCACCAGCCACCGGCTGGACGGCATCATGAAGGCGATGGGCGAGCGCAAGCGCGGCGTCATCGTCTATCTGCGCGAAGGCTCGGTCGGCGTCGCTCACCAGGAGCGCAAGCGGCCGGCGAGCGGCGAACGCGAGGACCACGAGGAGGCGCGCCGCCGCGAGAACGAGTGGCGCGAGATCGGCCTCGGTGCGCAGATCCTCAAGGATCTCGGCATTTCGTCGATCAACCTGATCGCCTCGCGCGAGCGCCACTATGTCGGTCTCGAGGGCTTTGGGATTCACATCGCCAAGACCGAAATCCTGTAG
- the aroC gene encoding chorismate synthase, which yields MSHNTFGHLFRVTTWGESHGAALGCVVDGCPPGIRFKREDIQAELDRRRPGQSRFVTQRREPDEVKILSGFILDEDGETMITTGTPVSMLIENVDQRSKDYGEIARQYRPGHADYTYEVKYGLRDHRGGGRSSARETAARVAAGALARKVVPGMIVRGALVSMGEKRIDRANWNWNFVGDAENPFFTPDPASVPVFAAYLDGIRKAGSSVGAVIEIVAEGVPAGLGAPIYAKLDQDIASGLMSINAVKGVEIGNGFEAARITGEENADEMRIGNDGKPVFLSNHAGGILGGISTGQAIVARFAVKPTSSILTPRKSIDKDGKDVDVMTKGRHDPCVGIRAVPIGEAMVACAIADHYLRHRGQTGKGIGSRE from the coding sequence ATGTCTCACAACACCTTCGGCCATCTTTTCCGCGTCACCACCTGGGGTGAAAGCCATGGCGCTGCGCTCGGCTGCGTTGTGGACGGCTGCCCGCCCGGCATCCGCTTCAAGCGGGAGGATATCCAGGCCGAACTGGACAGGCGCCGCCCAGGCCAGTCGCGCTTCGTCACCCAGCGCCGCGAGCCGGATGAGGTGAAAATCCTCTCGGGCTTCATCCTCGACGAGGACGGCGAGACGATGATCACCACCGGCACGCCGGTGTCGATGCTGATCGAGAATGTCGACCAGCGCTCCAAGGACTATGGCGAGATCGCCCGCCAGTATCGGCCCGGCCATGCCGATTACACCTATGAGGTCAAATACGGCCTGCGGGATCATCGCGGCGGCGGCCGCTCCTCGGCGCGCGAAACCGCGGCGCGGGTGGCTGCCGGCGCGTTGGCGCGCAAGGTGGTGCCGGGCATGATCGTGCGCGGCGCGCTGGTTTCGATGGGCGAGAAACGAATAGATCGCGCCAACTGGAACTGGAATTTCGTCGGCGATGCCGAAAACCCGTTCTTCACTCCCGATCCAGCCTCCGTTCCGGTCTTCGCTGCCTATCTCGACGGCATCCGCAAGGCGGGCTCATCGGTCGGCGCGGTGATCGAGATCGTGGCCGAAGGCGTGCCGGCGGGCCTCGGCGCGCCGATCTATGCCAAGCTCGACCAGGACATCGCCTCCGGCCTGATGTCGATCAACGCCGTCAAGGGCGTCGAGATCGGCAACGGCTTCGAGGCCGCCCGCATCACCGGCGAAGAGAACGCCGACGAGATGCGCATCGGCAATGACGGCAAGCCGGTGTTCCTGTCCAATCACGCCGGCGGCATCCTGGGCGGTATCTCGACCGGGCAGGCGATCGTCGCCCGTTTCGCCGTCAAGCCGACCTCCTCGATCCTGACGCCGCGGAAGTCGATCGACAAGGACGGCAAGGACGTCGATGTCATGACCAAGGGACGCCACGATCCATGCGTCGGCATCCGCGCCGTGCCGATCGGCGAAGCCATGGTTGCCTGCGCGATCGCGGATCATTATCTGCGGCACAGAGGACAGACAGGTAAGGGAATAGGCAGTAGGGAATAG
- a CDS encoding DUF1344 domain-containing protein, whose translation MRTLIGAVGAMLLISTAAFAGQTEGLIKKVDKDTLMLTLDDGKSYKLNAETDLDALKPGMDIVIAFDVTNGENVVTDMQLPDSDQN comes from the coding sequence ATGCGTACCCTGATTGGCGCTGTTGGCGCCATGCTCTTGATTTCCACCGCCGCCTTCGCCGGCCAGACCGAAGGACTGATCAAGAAGGTCGACAAGGACACGCTGATGCTGACGCTGGACGACGGCAAATCCTACAAGCTCAACGCCGAGACCGATCTGGACGCACTGAAACCCGGCATGGACATCGTCATCGCTTTCGACGTGACCAATGGCGAGAACGTCGTTACCGATATGCAGCTGCCGGACAGCGACCAGAATTAG
- the fabI gene encoding enoyl-ACP reductase FabI — translation MAGAKGLMAGKRGLILGVANNRSIAFGIAKACADHGAEIALTYQGEAFKKRVEPLAAELNAHVAGHCDVTDPASLDAVFDDIARHWGKLDFLVHAIAFSDKDELTGRYVETTRDNFLRTMDISVFSFTTIAKRAEPLMAEGGSLLTLTYYGAEKVMPHYNVMGVAKAALEASVRYLAVDLGAKKIRVNAISAGPIKTLAASGIGDFRYILKWNEYNAPLKQTVTQEEVGDSGVYFLSDLSRGVTGEVHHVDSGYHVVGMKAVDAPDISTIKD, via the coding sequence ATGGCGGGTGCAAAAGGCCTGATGGCCGGTAAGCGGGGCCTGATCCTCGGCGTCGCGAACAATCGGTCGATCGCTTTCGGCATCGCCAAGGCCTGCGCCGATCACGGCGCCGAAATCGCGCTCACCTATCAGGGCGAAGCCTTCAAGAAGCGCGTCGAGCCGCTGGCGGCGGAGCTCAACGCGCATGTCGCCGGCCATTGCGACGTGACCGATCCGGCAAGCCTCGACGCGGTGTTCGACGATATCGCCAGGCACTGGGGCAAGCTCGACTTCCTCGTCCACGCCATCGCCTTTTCCGACAAGGACGAGCTGACTGGCCGCTATGTCGAGACGACGCGCGACAATTTCCTGCGCACCATGGACATTTCGGTATTTTCCTTCACCACCATCGCCAAGCGCGCCGAGCCGTTGATGGCCGAAGGCGGCTCGCTGCTGACGCTGACCTATTACGGCGCCGAAAAGGTCATGCCGCATTACAACGTCATGGGCGTCGCCAAGGCGGCGCTCGAAGCCAGCGTGCGTTATCTCGCGGTCGACCTCGGTGCCAAGAAGATCCGCGTCAACGCCATCTCGGCCGGCCCGATCAAGACGCTTGCCGCCTCCGGCATCGGCGATTTCCGCTATATTTTGAAGTGGAACGAATACAACGCGCCGCTGAAGCAGACGGTGACGCAGGAAGAGGTTGGCGATTCCGGCGTCTATTTCCTGTCGGATCTGTCGCGCGGTGTGACCGGCGAGGTCCATCACGTCGATTCCGGCTATCACGTCGTCGGCATGAAGGCGGTCGACGCGCCGGACATCTCGACCATCAAGGACTGA
- a CDS encoding J domain-containing protein, translated as MRDPYEVLGVAKNASAKDIKSAYRKLAKKHHPDQNPNDPKAKDRFAAANQAYEIVGDEKTRAAYDRGEIDADGKPKFQGFEGAAGGDPFAGFRRQQGPGGAHFEFRTGRPGGDPFDGNSDIFSQIFGDAFSRGAGRGERRQSVQAADLNVTLDISVEEAATAEKVTAMFPDGRKMAVKLPAYVEEGQTIRLKGQGEQGPGQPGDALVKIHIRRHPRYRIEGRDLHVDLPVDLADAVLGAKVAVETPTGKLAVNVPAWSSSDKVLRLKGRGLPEKAGGHGDLYAHVRLMLPEGGDAELEALMRRAKG; from the coding sequence ATGCGCGACCCCTATGAGGTGCTGGGCGTTGCCAAAAACGCATCGGCCAAGGACATAAAATCGGCCTACCGCAAGCTCGCCAAGAAGCATCATCCGGACCAGAATCCGAATGATCCCAAGGCGAAGGACCGTTTTGCCGCCGCCAATCAGGCCTACGAGATCGTCGGTGACGAGAAGACCCGCGCCGCCTACGACCGCGGCGAGATCGACGCCGACGGCAAGCCGAAATTCCAGGGCTTCGAGGGCGCGGCCGGTGGCGATCCGTTCGCCGGGTTCCGTCGCCAGCAAGGTCCTGGCGGCGCGCATTTCGAATTTCGCACCGGACGCCCGGGCGGCGACCCGTTCGACGGCAACAGCGACATTTTCAGCCAGATCTTCGGCGATGCCTTCTCCCGCGGTGCAGGCCGGGGCGAGCGCCGCCAGTCTGTGCAGGCCGCTGATTTGAACGTCACGCTGGACATCAGCGTCGAAGAGGCGGCCACCGCCGAGAAAGTCACCGCGATGTTCCCGGATGGCCGCAAGATGGCGGTCAAGCTGCCGGCCTATGTCGAGGAGGGCCAGACCATTCGGCTCAAGGGACAGGGCGAGCAGGGGCCTGGCCAGCCCGGCGACGCGCTGGTCAAGATCCATATCCGCCGCCATCCGCGCTACCGCATCGAGGGCCGCGACCTGCATGTCGACCTGCCCGTCGACCTGGCAGACGCGGTGCTCGGCGCCAAGGTGGCGGTCGAGACGCCCACCGGCAAGCTCGCCGTCAATGTTCCGGCATGGTCGAGTTCGGACAAGGTTCTGCGCCTCAAGGGCAGGGGACTGCCGGAAAAAGCTGGCGGTCATGGCGATCTTTACGCACATGTGCGGCTGATGCTGCCGGAAGGCGGCGATGCCGAGCTCGAAGCCCTGATGCGCCGCGCAAAAGGGTGA
- a CDS encoding RT0821/Lpp0805 family surface protein: MSRIAQAFDNWQWSAIASASAKAALLTLAFPLAACGAGGFSLEKAEVDRSIITSSASPSPAAPATGDNDSDQTTIGNAVSSADIRELGGQAVPWANAGTGSRGSITELVELKDGGLTCRSFAATRESFDGVVMYKGQLCMAGTGGWRMQQFKAL, from the coding sequence TTGTCGCGTATCGCGCAAGCTTTTGACAACTGGCAATGGAGCGCTATCGCTTCGGCCAGCGCCAAGGCTGCGTTGCTGACGCTGGCGTTTCCGCTTGCCGCTTGCGGCGCCGGCGGCTTCAGCCTGGAAAAGGCCGAGGTCGACCGCTCGATCATCACCTCCAGCGCGTCTCCCTCGCCTGCCGCGCCGGCTACCGGCGATAACGACTCCGACCAGACCACCATCGGCAACGCGGTCTCCTCGGCCGACATCCGCGAGCTCGGCGGCCAGGCGGTGCCATGGGCCAATGCCGGCACCGGCTCGCGCGGCTCCATCACCGAATTGGTGGAGCTGAAGGATGGCGGGCTGACCTGCCGCAGCTTCGCCGCCACGCGGGAGAGCTTCGACGGCGTCGTCATGTACAAAGGCCAGTTGTGCATGGCCGGCACTGGCGGCTGGCGCATGCAGCAATTCAAAGCGCTCTGA
- the pdxH gene encoding pyridoxamine 5'-phosphate oxidase, translating into MNETELTSSDFTEAAEPFRLFAEWLDDATKSEINDPNGVALATVDADGMPDVRMVLLKGFDESGFVFYTNFKSAKGREILDTMKAAMCFHWKSLRRQVRVRGPVEIVTDAEADAYYATRPRGSRIGAWASKQSRPLESRFALEKAVAEYTARYPIGDIPRPKHWSGFRIVPTTIEFWHDRPFRLHDRLVFSRNAAGGWDKTRLYP; encoded by the coding sequence ATGAACGAAACTGAGTTAACAAGCAGTGACTTCACCGAGGCCGCAGAGCCGTTTCGGCTCTTCGCCGAATGGCTCGACGACGCCACAAAAAGCGAGATCAACGACCCCAATGGCGTGGCGCTGGCCACTGTCGATGCCGATGGTATGCCGGATGTGCGGATGGTGCTGCTCAAGGGGTTCGACGAAAGCGGATTCGTCTTCTACACGAATTTCAAGAGTGCCAAGGGCCGCGAGATTCTTGACACGATGAAGGCGGCGATGTGCTTCCACTGGAAGTCGCTGCGCCGCCAGGTGCGCGTGCGCGGACCGGTGGAGATCGTCACCGACGCCGAGGCCGACGCCTATTACGCGACACGGCCGCGCGGCAGCCGCATCGGCGCCTGGGCGTCGAAACAGTCGCGGCCGCTGGAAAGCCGCTTCGCATTAGAGAAGGCGGTGGCGGAGTACACGGCGCGCTATCCGATCGGTGACATCCCGCGGCCTAAGCACTGGTCAGGCTTCCGCATCGTGCCGACCACGATCGAATTCTGGCACGACCGTCCGTTCCGGCTGCATGATCGGCTCGTATTTTCACGCAACGCCGCTGGCGGCTGGGACAAGACGCGGCTCTATCCCTGA